From a single Ascaphus truei isolate aAscTru1 chromosome 2, aAscTru1.hap1, whole genome shotgun sequence genomic region:
- the ANKRD46 gene encoding ankyrin repeat domain-containing protein 46 isoform X3 — MSYIFVNDSSQTNVPLLQACIDGDFNYSRRLLESGFDPNIRDSRGRTGLHLAAARGNVDICQLLHKFGADLLATDYQGNTALHLCGHVDTIQFLVSNGLKIDICNHQGATPLVLAKRRGVNKEVIRMLESLEEQEVKGFNRGTHSKLETMQTAESERYVQCSELLMEKGHSTLSEGSTEEDCFLPQ, encoded by the exons ATGTCCTACATTTTTGTGAACGACTCGTCCCAGACCAATGTGCCCCTGCTGCAGGCATGCATCGACGGGGACTTCAACTATTCCAGGCGCCTGCTGGAGAGCGGCTTCGACCCCAACATCCGTGACAGCCGAGGTCGGACAGGCCTCCACCTGGCCGCGGCCCGAGGGAACGTAGATATCTGCCAGCTCCTGCACAAGTTTGGTGCGGATCTGCTGGCCACCGATTACCAAGGGAACACGGCCCTGCATCTGTGTGGTCATGTGGACACCATTCAGTTTCTTGTCTCCAATGGACTCAAAATTGACATTTG CAATCACCAAGGTGCCACTCCCCTCGTCCTGGCAAAGCGCAGGGGAGTGAATAAAGAAGTGATCCGCATGTTAGAGTCACTAGAAGAACAAGAAGTGAAAGGCTTCAACAGAGGCACTCACTCCAAGCTGGAGACCATGCAGACGGCGGAAAGCGAAAGGTATGTCCAATGCTCTGAGCTTCTAATGGAAAAGGGACACAGCACTCTCTCCGAAGGATCCACTGAGGAAGATTG